The sequence TCAATAAGGCAGGAAAAATGAAACGAATTCTTTTGATTTTGAGTGTTTTCATAACAGTGTTGCAAGCTGATTTCAGCCGCGATGCAGACGGTATAGTCACCGACAATATTACAGGTTTGCAATGGCAGGATAACGGCAGTGGCGGTACGCGAAATTGGCGTGGTGCTATCGATTACTGTGAGTCACTTGTCCTCGGCAGTTTCAGCGATTGGAGGCTGCCAAATATTAATGAACTGTTTTCAATTGTTGAATTTACACACCACAATCCAGCCATGGACCCTGTTTTTGAAATGTTAACAGGGGGATATTACTGGTCTTCCACGTCCAGCGCTGTTCTTCCCGGTAGTGCTTTGAGCATTTATTTTGATGATGGCGCCATGTGGAGTGTTGATAAGGTTAGTGGGGATGTTTTGAGTCACTACGGTTATACTAGGTGTGTAAGAGACGGGAAGTGAATTAAGAGCTGAAGAAAAGAATCGTTAAAAAACGATCTTCCCTTCGTCCTGCAGGCCCTTGATGATCTCTTTGGCCTTTTCGTGGCCGTTGTAGGCGGCTTTGCGGCACCACTCGAGCGCCTTGTCGTGGTCCTCTTCGACGCCGAGCCCCTGGTCATAGAGGAGGCCGAGGTTGAACTGCGCCTGCGCGAGTCCCGCCTCTGCGGCGCGGGAGAAACAGACATAGGCGCGTCCGAAGTCCTGGTGGACGCCGTGGCCCTCCTTGTAGAAGACGCCGAGGTTGTTGAAGGCTTCGCGGTGGCCGCGCTTGGCGGCCTCTTCGTACCAGAAGGCAGCCTCGGAGTAGTTCTGGATGCAGCCAAGTCCCCGTTCGAGCATCATTGCCGTTTCGTACATCGCCTGCGGGACTTCGTGGATGGCGGCTTCAAGGTAGTATTCGTGGGCTTTAAACTGGTCGTGCGCCACGCCGCCGAGCCCGTTGGCATAGAGAATGGCGAGGTTGAAGAGCGCATAGGGCTGTTTCTGTTCGGCGGCTTTTTCGTACCATTTCAGTGCGGCGGCATCATCGACGTCCGTGCCCTGCCCCTGTTGGTACATATAGCCCAGCGAGGCCTGTGCATCCGCGTTCCCGGCTTCGGCAAGTTCGCGGTAGAGTACGAAGGCGGTGGCAAAATCCTGCTGGTTGTAGGCGTTATGGGCTTCTTGAATCATGAACAAATCCCGGGAGTTTTTCCGCGATTGTAGATTAAGGCGGTTTAAGGAGGGGTTAGTCCGGGGCGTTAACGCCGGACTTTACGGTTTCCGCGGTTTTTCTCTTTGAGTCGGGTGATGACGTCTTTGAGACGCTCTTTTTCCGCCAGAAGCTCGTCGCGGACCAGGTGCTCCTCACCGCCGTCCACCTCGGGGTCATACTCCATAACCTCGGGCTCGTAATCTTTGTAGGGATCGTTTTGGGGTGTCTTATTTTCCTTGCTCATAATTATTATTTTAAAAGGCCGAGGCTTAGATTCGCCAAAAACGAAAAGACTACAATTGTTTTTAACCGTAGGGCGTTTCGTAAGGGGTCGCTGCCGTTCACGTTATGCTCACGTTTTTACACTATACTACAAAGAAAGGAGATGCCATGCGAAGTTTTTTGATCATTGCGACGGCACTGATGCTCGTGCTCGGCGGCTGTGCCGGACGCCAGGGGGCCGATTACGACGGCCGGACCTACCGTCAGGTGAAGCACTACCTCGTGGGCGTCGTGGTAGAGGAACGGCCGGTTCGGATCTCCGATGACGGTTCGGGGGCCTTTGTCGGCGCGCTGATCGGGGCCATTTTCGGCTCGGCGATCGGCCGCGGGCACGGCCGGGGGCTGGCAACGCTGGGCGGCGGGCTGGCCGGTGCCTACGTCGGCGGCGCGGCGGGACAGTCCAACGCCCAGGAGCTGACCGTGCGGCTAGACAGCGGGGAGCACATCGTCATCGTCGCGAAGGGCGAGCTCCGCTTCCTGCCGGGCGACCGCGTCAAGATCATCAAGCAGGGCAACATGGTCGAGCGGGTCGACCGCCTGCCCAACTACCCCTACTGACCGCGGCGGCACGCCGCCATGATCCGCTCCCACTCCGTATCGAACACCTTGTCGATATAGGCGCGGTGGTGGGGCACGGTACAGCCGGAGCAGTCCTGGTGGACGGCGTCGCCGTAAACACCTTCCTTTCCATCCTTTGAGGCGATCGCGCAGCTGCTATAGACCGTTTTGCCTTCACGCCATTCCATCCCCGCATCGCTGAAACGGAAATTGGGGCAGGCGCAGAGATAGCAGTTGAGCTTTTCCATATCGTGACACTTTTTTTTCTCCGCGTAGAGCGGGCAGAAGTCCGGCTCGGCCGCCACCATATTCTCAAAATCGAAATAGTCGATGATCTCCGCTTTGCCGAAGCCGCGGGCAAGCAGTTTCTCCATGATCGCCCTGTGTTTCTCGGCATGGGCATCGAACCACTCTGTATAGGTCATGCCCCTCTCCTTTCGGCGGGATGGAACGCCCGGTAGAGATAGTAGATGACGACGATTTCCGCGACCAGCAGCACATAGTGTACGAGGTAGACCTGTGCCTGGCTCTCACCGATGCCCGCGACGTACTCCACTGTTTTGTAAAAGAGAAACGAGACGAGCATCCCGGCGAGGTAGCCCGCCTGCTTGTAGACGTCGAGGTAGGTCAGCGCTTTGGCTCTTTCGATCAGGATCGTCTCCGCGCGCACCAGGTAGGAGCCGAAGGCGAAGGTGAGCTGGTAGCCGGCATAGACGAAGAGGGCACTGGCGTAGCTGTATGAAAAGAGCAGAAAGTAGAGCACGAGCAGCAGCATGACGATTTCGACGGCGAGGGAGATACGCCAGAACCAGGTCCGGTTGAGGATGCGGGTGTAGAAGCGGGCGATGACGAGCATGGCCAGGGCGAGCAGGATCCCGCCCAGGGAGTAGACGTAGGGCTGCAGGGGTGCGTAGATGATAAAGATGCTTCCCACCGAAATGCCGGTAAAGAGTGCGTTATAAAACTTGTACCAAATGAAGGGCCTCAGGGCGAGATTTCTGGCCTGCATCGGTTACGCCCCGCTCCCGGCCCGTGACGTAATCTGCGCCACGGTGAGTCCCTGCATGATGCCGTAGGCGACGGTCGCCCCGGCATAGGGTTCCCCTTCGTGAGAAGGGAGGTCTACGTAGAGGGCCCGCGGGCGGAAGTCGAGCTGACCCAGCAGCGACAGCGTTGCCGCCCGCTCTGTTTCCGCGATCCCGCCCACTGTGCAGAGGGTGAGCTTGCGCGGGTCCATCGGCAGGCCGTCGCGGCGCACGACCCGGTTGGCGATCAACAGCGCCGCCGCCATCCTGCTTCCGCCGCCGAGGACGACGGGGAAGCGGCGGCACGCCTCGAGCATGAAGCCCGCGGCGAACATCAAGAAACCGTCCGCCGTGCGGCCAAGCTGTTCGAAGAGTCCCATCCCGGGAAGCGGTTTGAGAAGGGCCGCGGCGTCCGCGGCATCCGGGGAGACGCTTTCGCCAAGGATGACGTAGTCGCCCGCCGGTTTGTAGTAGCGCCCGAACTCGCGCCCCTTTTCAAAGAGTGTTTTCGCATCGAAGGCACCCCCCGGAGCGATGCCGAAGGTCACGGTTTCGTACCTTTCCGGCGCGGACACAAGGCCCAGGTCGAGGATCTTGAGGGTGGCAAAGGGGGTGAGGGCCTCGACTGACAGGGTCAGTGGACCGGGCGTTGGGGTGTCCGGGCCCGCCGCGGCCAGCAGGAGGTCGGCACGCCCCGCAGGCAGCGCACTCTCTTCGTGGTCCTGCAGGGTACGGATCATGCCTAGAACTTCAACGTGGCGCCGACGAGGGCGGTGGTGGTGAAATTGACGGGGTAGATGGCGTCGTCTGCGACCCAGAGGCCGTTGGGATTGTTGAACATGTTGTTGATTTTAGCAAAAAGCGCATAAGAGGCCGTGTCGTAGTTGAGGACGACGTCCGTGCTGTTGAAGGCGCGCTGTTTTTGCGCGAAGCTGTTGCCGAAGTCGTTCATCGCGTAGGCCTGCGAACGGTAGGTGTGCGAGAGGGTAAGGCTGAGCGCGTCCGTCGGCAGGATCGTGAGGGCCGCTTTGAGGGTGTGGGGGCTGACGCCCGGGAGGTCGTTGCCGCCGAAATCCTCGCCGTTCTGGACCTCCTTGTCGATGACCGCCTGCACGTAGTTGTAGTTGAGCGAGAGGCCGAAGCGTTCGGTCACCTTCCACTGTTCGAACAGGTCGACGCCGACCTTGTGGGAACGGTCGATGTTCGTATTGACCGAGGCGATGTACGCGGGGTCGCTGTAGTAGTAGATCTCGTTTTCAAGCGCGGCGTAATAGGCGGAGAGCTTGAACTTGTTCGCCGCTGTTACCGCCGTATAGCCCGCCGTGACGGTGTCGGAGGTCATCGGGTCGATAAAGCCGTTGAAGGTGACGACACCGCTGAAGTCCCGGTTGAAGAAGCGGTCGACGTCGGGGGCCTGGTAGGCGTGGGCGTAGCTGACAAAGAGCGAGCGTTCCGGGCTGAGGCGGAGATTGTAGCCCGCTTCGATGCCGTGAAGCGTCTCGGAGCGATCAAGGGCGTTGCCCGCATCGCGGTAGTCGTAGCGCACGGTTTCATAGCGGTAGCCCGCTTTCAAGGTGTGGTCTCCCGTGCGGTACTGCGCCAGGGCATAGGCTGCCGAATTTTTTTTGGTCGTTTCGCTGGCGATCGCAAAGGCCGTCGCACCGCTGTTGCGGCTGCCGTCGAAGAGGGTACCGCCGAGGGAGAGCTGCAGCCCGCCTTGGGTGTAGTCAAGCGCCAGCGTTGCCGTGCGGTAGTCGTAATTGGCGACGCTGCGGTAGAACCACGCGGGGAGATCGTACACGGATTTTTTCTTCTCGACGGAAGTGTCG is a genomic window of Sulfurimonas sp. HSL1-2 containing:
- a CDS encoding DUF1566 domain-containing protein; this encodes MKRILLILSVFITVLQADFSRDADGIVTDNITGLQWQDNGSGGTRNWRGAIDYCESLVLGSFSDWRLPNINELFSIVEFTHHNPAMDPVFEMLTGGYYWSSTSSAVLPGSALSIYFDDGAMWSVDKVSGDVLSHYGYTRCVRDGK
- a CDS encoding tetratricopeptide repeat protein, translating into MIQEAHNAYNQQDFATAFVLYRELAEAGNADAQASLGYMYQQGQGTDVDDAAALKWYEKAAEQKQPYALFNLAILYANGLGGVAHDQFKAHEYYLEAAIHEVPQAMYETAMMLERGLGCIQNYSEAAFWYEEAAKRGHREAFNNLGVFYKEGHGVHQDFGRAYVCFSRAAEAGLAQAQFNLGLLYDQGLGVEEDHDKALEWCRKAAYNGHEKAKEIIKGLQDEGKIVF
- a CDS encoding glycine zipper 2TM domain-containing protein; the protein is MRSFLIIATALMLVLGGCAGRQGADYDGRTYRQVKHYLVGVVVEERPVRISDDGSGAFVGALIGAIFGSAIGRGHGRGLATLGGGLAGAYVGGAAGQSNAQELTVRLDSGEHIVIVAKGELRFLPGDRVKIIKQGNMVERVDRLPNYPY
- a CDS encoding TonB-dependent receptor, producing the protein MKKIALSLAVAALAGSALNAQGITLEALTVTSSPLHSTELDAADSVEVYTAEEIEKSHARSLYEFITLQTSLFALPSYGNPMAQRLDLHGYGIENGYQNIVVTLNGRRLNNVDMVPQLLSSIAPADIERLEIVKGGGIVLGGDGASAGAIHIVTRNDNTKEVSFYGGLYGTYDAAFRVGHSDDFLTVSASGEAYHTAGTRHIDAAQNRDEQQLANGTFDLALTPGELFEFRLGAQASRIDAAYGSTLTQSEFNDDPAQPGAFPAPAYQQYDTDAFTAGLTLFPTADLSVSLDTSVEKKKSVYDLPAWFYRSVANYDYRTATLALDYTQGGLQLSLGGTLFDGSRNSGATAFAIASETTKKNSAAYALAQYRTGDHTLKAGYRYETVRYDYRDAGNALDRSETLHGIEAGYNLRLSPERSLFVSYAHAYQAPDVDRFFNRDFSGVVTFNGFIDPMTSDTVTAGYTAVTAANKFKLSAYYAALENEIYYYSDPAYIASVNTNIDRSHKVGVDLFEQWKVTERFGLSLNYNYVQAVIDKEVQNGEDFGGNDLPGVSPHTLKAALTILPTDALSLTLSHTYRSQAYAMNDFGNSFAQKQRAFNSTDVVLNYDTASYALFAKINNMFNNPNGLWVADDAIYPVNFTTTALVGATLKF